The Actinomycetota bacterium genome has a segment encoding these proteins:
- a CDS encoding protein-L-isoaspartate(D-aspartate) O-methyltransferase: MASSTEQLVRAAIASGVRDERVLEALRSVPRHHFVPDDQLHRAYRDRPLPIGHDQVTTQPSLVAAMVEALQLSGSERVLEVGTGLGYQAAILGQLAAEVWSVERFQALAEQARANLAAAGVDHVAVVLGDGTQGLAEHAPYDAIVVAAAYPQVPPPLVEQLRVGGTLVQPVGPGGAEDVTLFVRDQDGLVAQRSVIGAHFVPLHGRHGFPT, translated from the coding sequence GTGGCATCCTCGACCGAGCAGCTGGTTCGCGCCGCGATCGCGAGCGGTGTTCGCGACGAGCGTGTCCTGGAGGCGTTGCGGTCAGTGCCGCGGCACCACTTCGTCCCTGACGACCAGCTCCACCGCGCCTACCGCGACCGTCCACTCCCGATCGGCCACGACCAGGTGACAACCCAGCCGTCGCTGGTGGCGGCGATGGTCGAAGCGTTGCAGCTGTCGGGCTCGGAGCGGGTGTTGGAGGTCGGGACGGGCCTGGGCTACCAGGCAGCCATCCTCGGGCAGCTCGCCGCCGAGGTGTGGAGCGTCGAGCGGTTCCAGGCCCTCGCCGAGCAGGCTCGTGCGAACCTCGCCGCCGCCGGCGTCGACCACGTCGCGGTGGTCTTGGGCGACGGGACCCAGGGGCTGGCGGAGCACGCCCCGTACGACGCGATCGTGGTCGCAGCCGCCTACCCGCAGGTCCCTCCGCCTCTCGTTGAGCAGCTGCGGGTCGGCGGGACGCTGGTCCAGCCTGTCGGGCCCGGAGGCGCGGAGGATGTGACCTTGTTCGTCCGTGACCAGGACGGCTTGGTCGCGCAGCGCTCGGTGATCGGTGCCCACTTCGTTCCGTTGCATGGCCGGCACGGTTTCCCGACCTGA
- a CDS encoding L,D-transpeptidase/peptidoglycan binding protein: protein MAVTALAAAAVLILGTGSAAVALDMADYRRTWQNRALPGAVINGVDVGGMTVDEATAAVDAVLAARLDRPITLRFEERTWETTPRELGVTTTARDVAQAAVDVSRNVSWTTLAEVRWRGHTVPFTGDATLQYPTAKARDLVARIADELHQEPVDAQLAYDRTRPTIVPEQPGRTVNQGATIERLMQAVTQAGSPEGLASSVDVATVAVQPEKTTAAYRRILFLRQGDHQLDLWVDGRRVRSYVVAVGTGNYPTPTGIYHVTLKRPNPVWTNPAPNGWGRGLPRRIEPGPNNPLGLRALNWDAAGIRFHGTANVDSLGRDASHGCVRLSNDDIIELFDLVDVGDHIVSVR from the coding sequence GTGGCCGTCACCGCGCTCGCGGCGGCCGCGGTCCTGATCCTGGGGACCGGCTCGGCCGCCGTCGCCCTCGACATGGCCGACTACCGCCGCACGTGGCAGAACCGGGCACTCCCCGGTGCGGTGATCAACGGCGTCGACGTGGGCGGTATGACCGTCGACGAGGCCACGGCCGCCGTCGACGCGGTCCTGGCGGCGCGTCTCGACCGCCCCATCACGCTGCGGTTCGAGGAGCGGACGTGGGAGACGACACCCCGAGAACTGGGTGTGACCACCACGGCTCGCGACGTCGCCCAAGCCGCTGTCGACGTGTCACGGAACGTGTCGTGGACGACGCTGGCCGAGGTTCGCTGGCGCGGCCACACGGTGCCGTTCACCGGCGACGCCACGCTGCAGTACCCGACGGCGAAGGCTCGCGATCTGGTCGCCCGGATCGCTGATGAGCTGCACCAGGAACCGGTCGACGCCCAACTCGCCTACGACCGGACCCGCCCCACCATCGTCCCCGAGCAGCCTGGCCGCACCGTGAACCAGGGAGCGACGATCGAGCGTCTCATGCAAGCGGTGACCCAGGCGGGCTCCCCTGAGGGGCTGGCGAGCAGCGTCGATGTGGCAACCGTGGCCGTGCAACCCGAGAAGACCACGGCTGCGTACCGCCGCATCCTGTTCCTCCGGCAGGGCGATCACCAGCTCGACCTGTGGGTCGACGGGCGACGCGTGCGCTCCTACGTGGTGGCGGTCGGGACGGGGAACTACCCCACGCCGACCGGCATCTACCACGTGACGCTCAAACGCCCGAACCCGGTCTGGACCAACCCCGCGCCCAACGGCTGGGGTCGCGGGCTGCCACGGCGGATCGAACCAGGGCCCAACAACCCTCTCGGGCTGCGGGCGCTCAACTGGGATGCAGCCGGCATCCGTTTCCACGGGACCGCGAACGTCGATTCGCTCGGCCGCGATGCGTCCCACGGCTGCGTTCGCCTGTCCAACGACGACATCATCGAACTGTTCGACCTCGTGGACGTCGGCGACCACATCGTCTCTGTCCGCTGA
- a CDS encoding extracellular solute-binding protein, which yields MAGHPGFSITRRGFIKGVGVATLAAACGGGGEQRASQTPTVTPTETYTEPTTTLSGELKILLWSHFVPAHDDWFDPFAKEWGNEVGVKVTVDHINVADIPTRISSEIAAGGGHDLIQYIAPLSQFEPSVVDLTDVTEEAVNRFGEQLDLCRKSSFNPNTEKFYAYSPGWVPDPGDYRRSLWEQVGLPDGPSTWDELREGGAEIKNRLNVQLGIGMSQEIDSNMAARALLWSFGGSVQDENENVVINSDETIAAVEFMRNLYEQAMTDEVFAWNAASNNQGLIAGELSYILNSISAWRTAQDANPEVARDVFFVPALQGPAAQLAAQHVLYNWIVPSHAQNVDAAKEFLLHYTANFHRAAFESKLYDFPAFLERVPKLDEWLSNDPFGAQPPDKLAVLKDAVDWSTNIGHPGPSNTAIGEVFGTFVLPNMMAKAARGELSPADAVADAEAQIKPIFDKYRQRGLVGGGGA from the coding sequence ATGGCGGGGCATCCGGGGTTCAGCATCACGCGGCGAGGTTTCATCAAGGGCGTCGGGGTCGCCACGCTGGCGGCTGCGTGCGGCGGCGGCGGAGAGCAGAGAGCCAGCCAGACGCCGACGGTCACGCCGACCGAGACCTACACCGAGCCGACGACGACGCTGTCAGGAGAACTCAAGATCCTGCTTTGGAGCCACTTCGTCCCGGCGCACGACGACTGGTTCGATCCGTTCGCCAAGGAGTGGGGGAACGAGGTCGGCGTCAAGGTCACCGTCGACCACATCAACGTGGCGGACATCCCGACCCGGATCTCGTCGGAGATCGCCGCTGGTGGGGGCCACGACCTGATCCAGTACATCGCCCCGCTGTCGCAGTTTGAACCCAGCGTCGTGGACCTGACCGACGTGACCGAGGAGGCGGTGAACCGGTTCGGCGAGCAGCTCGATCTGTGCCGCAAATCCAGCTTCAACCCCAACACCGAGAAGTTCTACGCCTACAGCCCCGGGTGGGTGCCCGACCCCGGCGACTACCGCAGGAGCTTGTGGGAACAGGTCGGCCTGCCCGACGGGCCGTCGACGTGGGACGAGCTGCGTGAGGGCGGAGCGGAGATCAAGAACAGGCTCAACGTGCAGCTCGGCATCGGGATGTCGCAGGAGATCGATTCCAACATGGCGGCCCGGGCGCTGCTGTGGTCGTTCGGCGGTTCGGTGCAGGATGAGAACGAGAACGTGGTGATCAACTCGGACGAGACGATCGCCGCCGTGGAGTTCATGCGCAACCTGTACGAGCAAGCCATGACCGACGAGGTCTTCGCGTGGAACGCCGCATCGAACAACCAGGGGCTGATCGCCGGGGAGCTGTCGTACATCCTCAACTCGATCTCGGCGTGGCGCACCGCGCAGGACGCCAACCCCGAGGTGGCCCGCGACGTGTTCTTCGTCCCCGCCCTGCAGGGGCCGGCAGCGCAGCTCGCGGCGCAGCACGTGCTGTACAACTGGATCGTCCCGTCGCACGCGCAGAACGTGGACGCCGCCAAGGAGTTCCTGCTGCACTACACCGCGAACTTCCACAGGGCCGCCTTCGAGTCGAAGCTGTACGACTTCCCGGCGTTCCTCGAGCGTGTCCCCAAGCTCGACGAGTGGCTCAGCAACGACCCGTTCGGGGCGCAGCCGCCCGACAAGCTGGCGGTCCTCAAGGACGCGGTGGACTGGAGCACGAACATCGGTCACCCCGGCCCGTCCAACACCGCGATCGGTGAGGTGTTCGGCACGTTCGTGCTGCCGAACATGATGGCCAAGGCGGCCCGCGGCGAGCTCTCGCCCGCGGATGCCGTCGCCGACGCGGAGGCGCAGATCAAGCCGATCTTCGACAAGTACCGCCAGCGAGGTCTGGTGGGCGGCGGAGGCGCCTGA
- a CDS encoding HD domain-containing protein: MADDDPISLSDRFVQAVMVAHSVHDGEARKGTHVPYLAHPLGVAALVLEDGGDEDEAIAAVLHDTVEHAEDRETAQQVHRRIVEEFGELVGNLVLACTDYDPYSDERGQWKERKQRYLDHLDTTPESALRISAAEKLHNAAAILRDLRVDGDAVWDRLEHGRDGQLWYYRQLADRLADVAGGPLVRELSETVTEMEKVAGGR; encoded by the coding sequence GTGGCTGACGACGACCCGATCTCGCTGAGCGACCGCTTCGTCCAGGCGGTGATGGTCGCACACTCGGTGCACGATGGTGAGGCCCGCAAGGGCACGCACGTGCCCTACCTCGCCCATCCGCTGGGTGTCGCGGCGCTGGTGCTGGAGGACGGAGGAGACGAGGACGAGGCGATCGCGGCAGTGCTGCACGACACGGTCGAGCACGCCGAGGATCGGGAAACCGCCCAGCAGGTGCACCGCCGCATCGTCGAGGAGTTCGGCGAGCTCGTCGGCAACCTGGTGCTGGCCTGCACCGACTACGACCCCTACAGCGACGAGCGCGGCCAGTGGAAGGAACGGAAGCAGCGGTACCTCGACCACCTCGACACGACACCGGAATCGGCGTTGCGCATCTCCGCGGCGGAGAAGCTGCACAACGCCGCGGCGATCCTCCGGGACCTGCGCGTCGACGGCGACGCGGTCTGGGACCGGCTCGAGCACGGCCGTGATGGCCAGCTCTGGTACTACCGCCAGCTGGCGGATCGGCTCGCCGATGTGGCCGGCGGGCCGTTGGTCCGCGAGCTGAGCGAGACGGTCACCGAGATGGAGAAGGTGGCCGGCGGTCGCTGA
- a CDS encoding DUF427 domain-containing protein, whose product MSLAFRTGPFGDRPRGLSNASLPRHVLYFEDTPKRVRVVFHGETVADSRNVKLLHETGQVAAYYFPQDDVRHDLLRVAGVREDTTQKGTAAAYDVVVGERVVRRAAWSYADPAPAAAFLAGHVTFQWDQMDAWFEEDEQVFLEPRDPYHRVDVLRSSRHVRIEVANELVAESRRPRLVVETGARPRYYLPADDVRTDLMVESDTRTRCQYKGLASYWSVRAGGSLIHDLVWSYRQPLHDGDPIAEMVCFPQEHDRVLVEVDGEPAA is encoded by the coding sequence ATGTCGCTCGCGTTCCGCACCGGTCCGTTCGGGGACCGCCCACGAGGGCTGTCCAACGCGAGCTTGCCGCGACACGTGCTGTACTTCGAGGACACGCCGAAGCGGGTCCGCGTCGTGTTCCACGGTGAGACGGTGGCCGACAGCCGCAACGTGAAGCTGCTGCACGAGACCGGACAGGTCGCCGCGTACTACTTCCCGCAGGACGACGTTCGCCATGATCTCCTGCGCGTGGCGGGCGTGCGCGAGGACACGACCCAGAAGGGGACGGCGGCTGCCTACGACGTCGTCGTCGGTGAGCGGGTGGTGAGACGAGCGGCCTGGTCCTACGCCGATCCGGCTCCGGCGGCCGCGTTCCTCGCCGGCCACGTCACGTTCCAGTGGGATCAGATGGATGCGTGGTTCGAGGAGGACGAGCAGGTGTTCCTCGAACCCCGCGACCCGTATCACCGCGTCGACGTGCTGCGCAGCTCGCGTCACGTCCGCATCGAGGTCGCCAACGAGCTCGTCGCCGAGTCGCGTCGTCCGCGGCTGGTGGTGGAGACCGGCGCCCGCCCCCGCTACTACCTCCCCGCAGACGACGTGCGCACCGATCTGATGGTCGAGAGCGACACCCGCACGCGCTGCCAGTACAAGGGGCTCGCGTCTTACTGGTCGGTTCGGGCCGGTGGCAGCCTGATCCACGACCTGGTCTGGTCCTACCGTCAGCCCCTGCACGACGGCGACCCGATCGCCGAGATGGTGTGCTTCCCCCAGGAGCACGACCGCGTCTTGGTGGAGGTCGACGGTGAGCCGGCTGCGTGA
- a CDS encoding quinone oxidoreductase: MQAVTIQTTGGPDVLGTEELDTPDPGPGQVRVRIEAAGINFIDTYLRSGAYSLDLPAVLGVEAAGVVDAVGEGVDGLRGGDRVAYTGVRGAYAEYAVVPADRLVTVPGAVDVRTAAAVMLQGMTAHYLTHSTYVVDDGDTALVLAAAGGVGHLLVQLAVRRGARVIGTVSTEEKESLARQLGCDEVVRYTEVDLVEAVRDLTDGAGVDVVYDSVGRDTFAQSLDCLRPRGYLVLFGQSSGAVEPLDPQVLNNKGSLFLTRPSLTHYVARREELEWRSGDLFAWIVGGELHVRVDRTFPLAEAAEAHRYIQGRNTRGKVLLVP, encoded by the coding sequence ATGCAGGCTGTGACGATCCAGACGACCGGTGGTCCCGACGTTCTGGGCACCGAGGAGCTGGACACACCCGATCCCGGTCCCGGCCAGGTCCGCGTCCGGATCGAGGCCGCCGGGATCAACTTCATCGACACCTACCTCCGCAGCGGCGCGTACAGCCTGGACCTCCCGGCCGTGCTGGGCGTGGAAGCCGCGGGCGTGGTGGACGCCGTCGGCGAGGGCGTCGACGGCTTGCGCGGGGGCGACCGGGTGGCCTACACGGGGGTGCGCGGGGCGTACGCCGAGTACGCCGTGGTCCCCGCCGACCGGCTGGTCACCGTCCCAGGCGCGGTCGACGTGCGCACCGCCGCAGCCGTGATGCTGCAGGGCATGACCGCGCACTACCTGACGCACAGCACGTACGTGGTCGACGACGGCGACACGGCTTTGGTGTTGGCCGCAGCCGGAGGGGTCGGCCACCTGCTGGTGCAGCTGGCCGTCCGGCGGGGCGCGCGGGTGATCGGGACCGTGTCGACCGAGGAGAAGGAGTCCCTGGCGCGGCAGTTGGGGTGCGACGAAGTCGTGCGCTACACCGAGGTGGACCTCGTCGAGGCGGTCCGGGACCTCACCGACGGAGCCGGCGTCGACGTCGTGTACGACTCGGTCGGGCGCGACACGTTCGCCCAGAGCCTGGACTGCCTACGGCCACGCGGGTACCTGGTGCTGTTCGGCCAGTCGAGTGGGGCGGTAGAGCCGCTCGATCCCCAGGTGCTCAACAACAAGGGGTCGCTGTTCCTCACCCGTCCGAGCCTGACCCACTACGTGGCCCGCCGGGAGGAGCTCGAGTGGCGCTCCGGCGATCTCTTCGCGTGGATCGTGGGCGGTGAGCTTCACGTCCGAGTCGACCGTACCTTCCCGTTGGCCGAGGCGGCTGAGGCGCACCGCTACATCCAGGGCCGCAACACCAGGGGCAAGGTCCTGCTGGTGCCCTGA
- a CDS encoding zf-HC2 domain-containing protein — translation MTWMFWRRRRRDDALDCGQVARVLQSYLDDELTVTTAREVADHLEQCRRCGMEADTYRDLKQRLSRFADPVDQVAVERLRRFVDELAGHRAP, via the coding sequence ATGACGTGGATGTTCTGGCGGCGGCGCCGCCGCGACGACGCGCTCGACTGCGGACAGGTCGCCCGCGTCCTGCAGAGCTACCTCGACGATGAACTGACGGTGACCACGGCGCGCGAGGTCGCTGACCACCTGGAGCAGTGCCGTCGCTGCGGCATGGAGGCCGACACCTACCGGGACCTCAAGCAGCGCCTGTCACGGTTCGCCGACCCCGTCGACCAGGTGGCCGTCGAGCGGCTCCGGCGCTTCGTCGACGAGCTAGCGGGCCACCGGGCGCCCTGA
- a CDS encoding sigma-70 family RNA polymerase sigma factor translates to MAVIDPEPTASTERDDAFRAYVVPELDVMLRVARRLTRDPHVAEDLVQDALVRAYRAVDRFDGRHPRAWLLTILRNTWKNQLRRRRPVTSEFSEKVLARAPARGADGRTGPEEHVLADALDPAVADALRSLSDKHRAVVVLVDVDGLTYREAADALGIPAGTVMSRLHRARKKMRDQLHGSGHARGGGR, encoded by the coding sequence ATGGCTGTGATCGACCCGGAGCCGACGGCGTCGACCGAACGCGACGACGCGTTCCGTGCCTACGTCGTCCCGGAGCTGGACGTGATGTTGCGGGTGGCGCGCCGGCTGACCCGCGATCCGCATGTCGCGGAGGATCTGGTGCAGGACGCACTGGTCCGTGCCTACCGCGCCGTCGACCGCTTCGACGGTCGTCATCCGCGGGCATGGCTGCTCACCATCTTGCGCAACACCTGGAAGAACCAGCTGCGCAGGCGTCGCCCGGTGACCTCAGAGTTCTCCGAGAAGGTCCTCGCTAGGGCCCCGGCGCGCGGTGCCGACGGGCGCACCGGCCCGGAGGAGCACGTCCTGGCCGATGCGCTCGATCCCGCGGTCGCCGACGCTCTGCGGTCGCTGTCCGACAAGCACCGCGCGGTCGTCGTCCTGGTCGATGTCGATGGGTTGACGTACCGGGAGGCCGCCGATGCACTGGGCATCCCGGCCGGGACGGTGATGAGTCGGTTGCATCGGGCGAGGAAGAAGATGCGCGATCAGCTGCACGGTTCGGGTCACGCGCGGGGAGGCGGTCGATGA
- a CDS encoding dual specificity protein phosphatase family protein, which yields MDEPPFEIVPGLYQSGTPRQVDADVVMNLQMRPPSYLPEQPQAEQFISMWWPIHDGPMPDARMVRSLATFISRLLDEERRVLIHCAAGNNRSGLVVARTLIERGRSPQEAIGAVRSAIPSALSNPEFESWLLNERPPERS from the coding sequence ATGGATGAGCCACCGTTCGAGATCGTCCCGGGTTTGTACCAGTCCGGGACACCCCGGCAGGTCGACGCGGACGTGGTGATGAACCTACAGATGCGGCCGCCCAGCTACCTCCCCGAGCAGCCGCAGGCCGAACAGTTCATCTCGATGTGGTGGCCGATCCACGACGGCCCGATGCCGGACGCGCGGATGGTGCGGTCGCTGGCCACGTTCATCTCGCGGCTTCTCGACGAGGAGCGGAGGGTGCTGATCCACTGCGCGGCTGGGAACAACCGCTCCGGCCTGGTCGTCGCCCGCACGCTGATCGAGCGGGGGCGCTCACCGCAGGAGGCGATCGGCGCGGTGCGCAGTGCCATCCCGAGTGCGCTGTCGAACCCGGAGTTCGAGAGCTGGCTGCTGAACGAACGGCCACCCGAGCGGTCGTAG
- a CDS encoding sigma-70 family RNA polymerase sigma factor, whose product MTISELATSDTLTDVLERAGERGYLLVSELERIEDPLADEETSVGDVLDRAREREIPVIDDTSADSDAERQVRQLTHTTDSVRQYLNLAGRTELLDAEREQDLTKRYRAGLAAKRMLEDEEQTLPPRRRATLRRIARGGERAQEHMVRANLRLVVAQAKRWLGRGLDMLELIQEGNLGLMRAVEKFDHTKGYKFSTYAVWWIRQALQRGVSGKATTIRVPAHVWELSAKITRTEIDLRQELGRDPTDAEIAEAVDLTVERIHEVRDALERTASLDAPVGEDGDASMGDLIADHEAISPEQSAWSHDARQQIERALSSLDERERRIIMLRFGFVDGEERTLAEIGDDFGMSRERIRQLEKLALAKLRHPAADYDLTGLHGELVAA is encoded by the coding sequence GTGACCATCAGTGAGCTTGCTACCAGCGACACGCTGACCGATGTGCTCGAGCGTGCCGGTGAGCGGGGCTACCTGCTGGTCTCCGAGCTCGAGCGGATCGAGGACCCGCTCGCTGACGAGGAGACCTCGGTCGGCGACGTCCTCGACCGTGCCCGCGAGCGCGAGATCCCGGTCATCGACGACACGTCCGCCGACTCCGACGCCGAGCGGCAGGTCCGTCAGTTGACGCACACGACCGACTCCGTGCGCCAGTACCTGAACCTCGCTGGCCGCACGGAACTGCTCGACGCCGAGCGTGAGCAGGACCTCACCAAACGTTACCGCGCCGGGCTCGCCGCGAAGCGGATGCTCGAGGACGAAGAGCAGACGCTGCCGCCGCGGCGTCGCGCCACGCTGCGTCGGATCGCCCGAGGCGGCGAACGCGCACAGGAGCACATGGTCCGCGCCAACCTGCGGCTGGTCGTCGCACAAGCCAAGCGCTGGCTGGGCCGCGGTCTGGACATGCTGGAGCTGATCCAGGAGGGCAACCTCGGCCTGATGCGTGCCGTGGAGAAGTTCGACCACACCAAGGGCTACAAGTTCTCCACCTACGCGGTGTGGTGGATCCGTCAGGCCCTGCAGCGGGGCGTGTCCGGCAAGGCGACCACGATCCGTGTCCCGGCCCACGTGTGGGAGCTATCGGCGAAGATCACGCGGACCGAGATCGACCTGCGTCAGGAGCTCGGTCGCGATCCCACCGACGCGGAGATCGCCGAGGCCGTCGACCTCACGGTGGAGCGCATCCACGAGGTCCGCGACGCCCTCGAGCGCACGGCGTCGCTCGACGCCCCGGTCGGTGAGGACGGCGACGCGAGCATGGGTGACCTGATCGCCGACCACGAGGCGATCAGCCCCGAGCAGTCGGCCTGGTCGCACGACGCCCGCCAGCAGATCGAGCGGGCCCTGTCCAGCCTCGACGAGCGTGAACGGCGCATCATCATGCTCCGCTTCGGGTTCGTCGACGGCGAGGAACGCACGCTGGCCGAGATCGGTGACGATTTCGGCATGAGCCGGGAACGGATCCGCCAGCTCGAGAAGCTCGCGCTCGCCAAGCTCCGTCACCCGGCGGCCGACTACGACCTCACCGGGCTCCACGGCGAGTTGGTCGCTGCGTAA
- a CDS encoding AAA family ATPase: protein MNDDVRAIAIRDEQRHVDRAYARLEELRRRAERRRQQALAAPVVTHADLVDRDAAAFQAAARVTSLSIGDTEPLVFGRLDRDDGETYHVGRVSVLSQDYEPLVVDWRSDVAAAFYRATLADPQGVRRRRIIHCRGRTVLTVEDQLLGGDGEGRSDLVGDAALMAALTRDRSHRMRDIVATIQREQDEIIRLPARGVVVVSGGPGTGKTVVALHRVAYLLYRHRERLERRGVLIVGPTRAFADYIASVLPSLGETTAVLQPLGGFVPGLVTERHDQRDVAAIKGDPTMGEVMRRYAARLPRGTSWRGAFDRLRSGEVDLAELAGGVLTADQSRAVAAAWRDDHAARRSPSVDDVALIDELRVHLGSFGASAPPAADGADETAVTTFADRSVRVDPGELIGAPDYSEFGHVVVDEAQDLSFMQWRMIARRGHQATWTVVGDLAQRSTPAGPSTWMDVGRLVGRREVEVARLTVNYRTSARIMDLAARLLTVTAPDQRPPRSVRSGEHDPSIITGLPDLADAAAAEARRAREAVTGTVAVVAAGAVLPELVQRLVGDDVRVFDPWTVKGLEFDAVVVADPDAVVATAGYGSLYVALTRATERLSVVTGGQDLPGPLAGSDAVAAAG, encoded by the coding sequence TTGAACGACGACGTCCGCGCGATCGCCATCCGCGACGAACAGCGCCACGTCGACCGCGCCTACGCCCGCTTGGAGGAGCTCCGTCGCCGGGCGGAGCGGCGCCGACAGCAGGCGTTGGCCGCTCCCGTGGTGACCCACGCCGACCTGGTCGACCGCGACGCCGCTGCCTTCCAGGCCGCAGCGCGCGTGACCTCACTCAGCATCGGAGATACCGAGCCGCTGGTGTTCGGCCGCCTCGACCGCGACGACGGCGAGACCTACCACGTCGGGCGGGTCTCGGTCCTGTCGCAGGACTACGAGCCGCTGGTGGTTGACTGGCGGTCCGACGTCGCCGCCGCCTTCTACCGTGCCACCCTCGCCGACCCGCAAGGCGTGCGTCGTCGTCGCATCATCCACTGCCGCGGCCGAACCGTCCTCACGGTCGAGGATCAGCTGCTCGGAGGCGACGGCGAGGGCCGCAGTGACCTCGTCGGTGACGCAGCGCTGATGGCCGCGTTGACCCGCGACCGCTCGCACCGGATGCGCGACATCGTCGCCACGATCCAGCGCGAACAGGACGAGATCATCCGGCTGCCCGCACGTGGAGTGGTGGTGGTCAGTGGCGGCCCCGGCACCGGCAAGACGGTGGTGGCCCTGCACCGGGTCGCCTACCTGCTGTACCGGCACCGGGAACGCCTCGAGCGCCGCGGTGTCCTGATCGTCGGGCCCACCCGTGCCTTCGCCGACTACATCGCCAGCGTCCTGCCGTCGCTCGGTGAGACCACCGCGGTGCTGCAGCCGCTGGGGGGGTTCGTGCCTGGCCTGGTCACCGAGCGCCACGATCAGCGTGACGTCGCAGCCATCAAGGGAGATCCCACGATGGGGGAGGTGATGCGCCGCTACGCCGCCCGCCTCCCACGGGGCACGTCGTGGCGAGGGGCGTTCGACCGGCTGCGCAGCGGCGAGGTGGACCTCGCTGAGCTGGCGGGCGGTGTGCTCACCGCCGACCAGTCGCGGGCCGTGGCCGCCGCCTGGCGTGACGACCACGCCGCGCGACGTTCGCCCTCGGTGGACGACGTTGCCCTCATCGACGAGCTCCGCGTCCACCTCGGCTCCTTCGGCGCGTCGGCTCCGCCCGCCGCCGACGGCGCAGACGAGACGGCGGTCACCACGTTCGCGGACCGCTCGGTCCGCGTCGACCCTGGCGAGCTGATCGGCGCACCCGACTACAGCGAGTTCGGCCACGTCGTCGTCGACGAGGCCCAGGACCTGTCGTTCATGCAGTGGCGGATGATCGCCCGCCGCGGTCACCAGGCCACCTGGACGGTCGTGGGCGACCTGGCCCAGCGTTCGACCCCCGCCGGACCGTCCACCTGGATGGACGTGGGACGACTCGTGGGACGGCGCGAGGTCGAGGTGGCACGCTTGACGGTGAACTACCGCACGTCCGCGCGGATCATGGACCTCGCTGCTCGGCTGCTGACGGTCACCGCACCCGACCAGCGACCCCCGCGGTCGGTGCGCAGCGGGGAACACGACCCCTCGATCATCACCGGGTTGCCCGATCTCGCCGACGCCGCGGCCGCCGAAGCGAGACGCGCCCGCGAGGCCGTCACCGGGACCGTCGCCGTCGTCGCTGCCGGTGCGGTTCTCCCCGAGTTGGTCCAGCGCCTGGTGGGCGACGACGTGCGCGTGTTCGATCCGTGGACCGTGAAGGGTCTGGAGTTCGACGCGGTGGTGGTCGCCGACCCCGACGCCGTGGTTGCCACCGCCGGATACGGCAGCCTCTACGTCGCCCTGACACGCGCCACCGAGCGGCTCTCGGTCGTCACGGGCGGTCAGGACCTACCCGGCCCCCTCGCCGGTTCCGACGCCGTCGCCGCCGCCGGCTGA
- a CDS encoding PPOX class F420-dependent oxidoreductase → MPADVIPSSHRDLLDKAGFAHVASLGPDGDPQSHPVWYDFQDGRLCFSTTKSRQKFRNVNRHPRVAVSILDPDNPYRYLEVRGEVVAIDDDPEKKFIDFLAGKYLGEDEYPNKQPDAERVTIRIEPEHAATMG, encoded by the coding sequence ATGCCCGCCGATGTCATCCCATCCAGCCACCGTGATCTCCTCGACAAGGCCGGCTTCGCCCACGTCGCGTCGCTCGGCCCGGATGGCGACCCGCAGTCGCACCCGGTGTGGTACGACTTCCAGGACGGACGACTGTGCTTCAGCACGACGAAGTCGCGCCAGAAGTTCCGCAACGTCAACCGCCATCCGCGGGTCGCGGTCTCCATCCTCGATCCTGATAATCCCTACCGCTACCTCGAGGTCCGCGGCGAGGTCGTCGCGATCGACGACGACCCCGAGAAGAAGTTCATCGACTTCCTCGCAGGCAAGTACCTGGGGGAGGACGAGTACCCCAACAAGCAGCCGGACGCCGAGCGGGTGACCATCAGGATCGAGCCTGAGCACGCCGCCACCATGGGCTGA